The DNA window CCCCCTTGAGGTGGGGAACGGACGTCCCGCGCGTGTCCAGGGCCTGCCGCAGCGTCGCCACGTCCGCCGGGGACAGGCCGTTCTCCTCAGCGAAGTCGGTTCTGTCGATGATGAGGCCGAACTCCGCCTGCAGACTACGGCGCACATCCTCAGCTCCTGGCAGCCCCATCACGCCGGAGAATCGCGTGAACAACTCGTCCCACTCGTCTGACCGCGGCAGCTCGGCCGGCGCGGACGGTAACGGGACAGCAGCGGGAACAGCGGCGTTGTAGTGGTTGTAGTGGGTGGGGTTCGCCGGGTCGGCCGCAACGTAGTACAGGTCGACCCGCCGGCCGTCCAGCGGCCCGAACACCGCCACCGGGCTCACCCCCCGCCCCGTGCGCTGCCAAACGGTGATCCGGCTACCGGTGGCGTGGGCCAGCAACGGCAGCAGGAACTCCCCACCCGGCCCGGCCCACCGGCGGTCCCAGTTGGCCACCGTGTCGACGACCTCGGCAAACTCGTCAGCCTCGAGCGGCCCGTCGGACGTGCTCAGCACCTGGACCAGATAGTCACGGGCCCGATCCGGCGCCAACAACGCCACCTGAAAACCCCGGCCACGCCCGTTGACGAAGTCCAACTGCTCCTGCGGCACATCCGTCACCGGACCGGGATCGAGCCACAACCCGATCAACTCCGCACGCGCCTCGTCATACCGCTGCCCGATCCGCCCCGCATCCAGGAAAGCCGCCTCGGTGACAACACCGCCCGCCGAGACGCCCTGGTCGCCGACACGTTCCATCAGCCGCGCCAACACCTGCCCATCGCTGAGCTCCCGCACCTGCCGCCACGGCTGCCCCTGCGGCAGATGCCGCCGCTGCATCACCACATCGGCCGGCAACCCCCCGAAACGGGTGTCCAGGTACGACAGGACATGGGCCTGCAACAACTCGTTCACCCGCGCCAACTCAGACCCGGCCGGCACCGCACCAGCCATCCGCCCCACACTGACGCGCACCCCGTCAGCAGAGGAGAGCCACTCATACAGATCCGCCGGCAGCACCCCTGCCTGCGCCAATACGTCCCGCACCCACACCGGATCAGCGACAACGACCGCCGACAACACGCAATACCCATCAGCCGGCACCGGGAACTCCAACACCGGCCGGCCAACCCCATCCACACCATCCAGATCCAGAACCAGATCCGGGTCCAGAACCAGGTCCAGGTCCGGGTCCAGAACAAGATCCGGGTCCAGATCCGCATCCGGGTCCGGGCCCGGGGCCGGGTCCGGCATCGATAGATCCTGGGTGAATGCCGGGTTAAGAAGCGCCGGGTCAAGAGAAGACAGGTTGTGATCTTCCGTATCCCGATCGTCCGGCGCGGTCACGTCGTCCCCCACCACCGACGGCGCCCACGCGACATCCACCTCCGGCACCCCAGACGGCGGGTACAAAGAATCGACCTGTTCGGTGCCGTCCGGTGGCGTCCACCCCCAGCCGGGCGGCAGCGCCGACAGTTCCACCCCTCCCGGACCTAGACCCACACCCAGGTCCGGGTCCAGGTCCAGGTCCAGGTACGGCATCCACAGATCCTCCACGAATGCCGGGTCAAGAAGTCTCGGGTCAAGATGAAACGGGTCGTGGTCTCCCGCATCCCGCTGTTGCGGGACCGCCACGGTCGCGTTGTCCCCCACACCCAACGGCACCCACGCGACATCCACCCCTGGCATTCCGGACAGCGGGGACTGGACCTGTTCGATGTCCTGCAGCGGCCCCCACTCAACGAGCTCTGGTGTGTCCAGATCCATCCCATCCAGATCCGGGTCCCATACGTTCAGGAATTCCTGATCACCAGACGCCAGGCCAGGACCAGGCGGATCGCCGTTGCCCGCTGGACCGGATGGCAGTCCGCCTGGAGAGTCGGCCGGGCCGGTGGAGGTGGTGAACATCGCGTGGGACGGGCCGCGTGGCGGGCTGGTGGAGGCGAGCAGGAACGCGCTGGTGTCGGTGCCGGTGTCGGTCGTGGTTGTCGGTTGCGGATGGCCGGTGGTCTGGCCGAGCAGGTCGGTGATGGTGGCGGGCCGACCGTTCCCGTCGAACGCGGCCACCCGGGTGCTGGATGCGAACAGGTGCCGCAGCCACGGATCACGTATCGGATCGTCCGGCTCGGGCCGGTCGACGGCGCCGGGCAGCAGAGGGTCCCGCACCCGGATCCTCGGCGGCCCGGATCTTTGTGGCTGGCTGTGGAGGGCGAACACGTGCTGCGGTTCGTTCGGTGGCGCGGCCCTGACCACCACCATCGACCCCGGCACCGCCCGCAACGCGGCCAGCACGTCCCCTCCCGCGACCCCGTCCGGGTGGGGGGCGACACGCTCGGGCACCGCGTCGAGGACCTCCAACAGTTGCGGCCAGCCCATGGTGGGCGCGAGCCGGCCGTCCGGTCCGATGATCCGGTCGTCGAACACCGCCCGGTTGCCCAACCGCTTGTACACGGTGTGGAACACATCGAGAGTGGCCGCCACGCACCACCACAGGTCACCGCTGCCGGGACGCACCTGCTCCGCAGCGGCCCAGTTAGCGACCCGCTGCCCGGACTCGAACATCCCGACGGCCTGCCCGGTTGCCGCAACGGCCTGCCCGGTTGCCGCAACGGCCTGCCCGGTTGCCGCGACAGCCGGCTCGCCGTGTCTGCCGGGGCCGCCACTGACCGGTTCATCCCGCGACGAAGCCGCGTCGCTGAGACCGTGCTTACCCGGCACCCCACCAAGCGACTCGTCCGGCGAGGACACGTCACTGATCGACATTGTGTCGCTGGTGTCGAGGTTGCTGAACACGTCATCGCTGGCGACAGACATGCCACTGTCACGGCCGCTGTCACTGTCGTTGGCGGTGGCGTTGTGGTGGATCGGCGTGTCATCGGCGCGGGAGGCAGCGCCAGCCGGCACCGTGCTACGGGCGCTGGCCGCCTCCGGCGTCCCAGCCGTGCCGGGCGTGCCGGGGGTGCCGGGGGTGGCGCTGCCGGCGGCCTGGGCGAGGACCTGGTGGTATCCGTTGACCCAGTCCCGTTGGAAGGATTCGGCGAGGCGGTCGTGGCGGGCCGGCTTGACGCCGTACTGGTGGGCCAGGCCGGTGAACTGCTCTACTGCCTGGCTGGTCGCTGCTGCGGTGTGCTGCTCGGGCGTTATCGGCACGGTCGGCGCGCCGACGCGCCCGCTTTCTGCAACGCCGACGGTAGCCCAGTTGGCGGCCGGTGCGGGGGCGCCGGGGATGGCCGCGGCCGAGAAACGGGCGGGCAGGTCGACGACCGCCTGCCGGACCACGTTCGCCACGGCACTCACCTGCGCGGCGTCGGGACCGGCCACCACAGCGGGCAGCACGGCCGGCAGGACGGCGGGGGCACCGAGGATCGCATTGAGGCTTCGGTCCACCCGGTCCCGCACGGCGCTCTTGACCGCCTCGATCGCGGCGGCGGACGGCACCGCCGCCCCGGCACCTGCCGGCACGCCGGCACCTGTCGGCGTGCCAACGGCCCACGACGTGCCAGCGGCCGTCGGTAGGCCGGCGGCGAGGTACCGGCCGATGTGGTGTTCGGCGGCCAGGTGCGCGATCGCGCGCAACGCCTGCCGGTCGAACGCCGCCGGCAGCCCGGCGACAACCTGCTGCGCCCGCACCTCGGCCGGGATCTGCTCACCCGCGGACGCCAACGCCTCGGCCATCCGGGCCACCGCCCGCTGCCGGACACCCGTCAGATACCCCTCGGTCAGCGCGGCAGCGGGCAGACCGACCGCGGACAGGAAACCCGCAACAACCCGATCACCCCGCCGGGCGTCGACCCACCCGGCGAAAACCCCCTCGACCGGCACGGCAAGCGCGGCCATGCTCTTGCCCGCCCGAGCCACCCCGGCCAGCAACCCACCGTAGCGGTCCACCAGATCCTGCTGGAACTGTTGCCACCGCTCGACCACCGGCCCACCGGCTGCCACGACCCACTGCGGCGCAGGCGCGGCCGGCACCGACAGGCTCGGCACCGACCACGACGGCACCGACAGGTCCAGGCGCGGCGTGGGCAGGTCCAGACTCGACGTGGGCATGTTCGAAGCCGGCAGCGGCGGCGCGGGCGGCGGCGGGGCCTGCCCGCCGGTCACCACAGGCTTCGGATCGTCGACCCCAGGCTGGTACGCCGTGAATGTGTCTCCACCAACCGGTGTCGACGCCACCGGCAGGACCGGCTTACCGTCGGGCGTGAAGTCGGTGCGAGGCATCTGCACCCGGGGCCCATTCATGGCGCGACTCACGACGAGCCCGAGCCCGCTCGCGGCCGACCCGCCCGCCCCCGACAGCGCCCCGGACAGAAGATCGGCACCGAGATTGCTCGGGTCCCAGTACCCATCGACCATCAAGCTGGCACCAATACCGAACAGCCCCTCCGTGCCGGTCTCCAACACCGGCCGCGTCAACAGATCGGTCAACAAAATCTTGGTCGTGTCCGACAGGCCGAGTTTGCTGACCGCGCCGGCGACAGCGCCAGCGGCCCTGCCCAACGCCGGCCCGCCCACCGTGCCCAGCAACGCCACCGCCCCCGCGTACGCCGCCTGCTTACCGACCGCCGACCAGTTCACCCCCGACTGCAAACCATCGGTCATCATCGACACCTGCGCCAACAACGCAGAACCCGGCATGAACAACATCTGCATCGCCGTGCCACTCGCCGCCGAACGCACCAACGCCGAACGCAGGACCACCTGAATGATCGTCCGCGCCTCCGCCAGGTGCGCCGCCGCCCCCACCGGATTCCAGAACCACATCGCGGCCGCGGCGGCGAACTCGGCCTGCATGAAGGAGAACATCGCCACCGTCGTACGCTTGCCGGTCTCCGTCTCCAGGAAGAACTTCTTCTCCGCCTCCACCACGGCGAGCATCAGATCGGCCGTCTCGGCCATCTTCCCCACGAACGGAACGGTCTGCGCCACGAACCGGTCGAAGGCCTCACCCTCCCCCGCCCCCCGGACCGCCCTGACCGTCTGCTCCAGCAACGGACCCAGCACCGTACGCACCCGATGCGCCAGCATCTCCAGCGTGCCAATGTCATCCCACAACAACGGCAGCCCCGCCCGGGACACCCGCACCCCGGTGAACCCTTCCAAAACCCGCAACGAACTCTCACTGAGCTCAACAGTCGAAAAAGCGGCGGCGACCAACGCGCAACGCTCCCTCTCCGCCCCCGAACCAAGGACACCCAGCGTGGATCAGCCAGCCGCGCAGACCGCCCACCCCAGCCCCGACCATCTCCTCGGCGACGACCTCGGCACCGTCGCCCGCCCGGCGGCCGAGACCCCAACTCCTCGCCCCACGATGCGACCGACGCCCTCCACCGCCACCGACGGTGTTGATCGCCGAGAGCTACGCACCATCACCGTAGAGTGACGGTAGTCGACATCGGCGACACCAGCCATCCCCGCCCACACGTGGGCCACCACACATCCGCACCCCGCGCCGGGCCCCGGCGGCGTGTCACGCGAGAACTGGCTCCATGCGATTCACGGTCAGGAGTCCCTCCTGCCGTGACCGAGCTGATCCACCTCGGCTTGCGATCACGCGCGGCTTACCTTGAGGTTCCCCCGGTAGCTCGACGACTACGCCGCCTCGACACCTCTTCGTCGAGCATTGCCAGGCGCCACGAGGCCAGCATTCGGACAGTTCTGATATCCCACATCGCCAGCAACCTTCCCGGCCGCGGAGTCGGTGCGCTGCGTGGTGAGAACCTGTACGTCACCGGAGACACGCTGCTCGAAGACGTGTGGCGGGCGTTCGACAGCCACGGTCTGGAGCCGGCCGCATGTCCGCCAGTGATCACGAGCCAGACGGTCGCTGGCGCGCTCGCCACCGGCACCCACGCACAGGGTCTGTCCAGCGGCACCTTCTCCGACTGCGTGGCCGCCGTCGAGTTCATGGACGGGACTGGCACCCTGCACCGGCTCACCCCAGCTGACGCCGAGTTCGACGCGGCCGTGCTCAACCTCGGGTGCCTCGGCGTGGTCGTCGGCCTGGAACTTCGCGGTCGACCGGCAAAGGAGTTGCACTGCACCCGTTTCACCGCCTCGGAGGACAGCCTGCCCGAGCGCTACGCCGCCTGGAACCGCGAATCCGTGGCCGCCAAGAGCTGGTGGTTCACCGAGCACCAGGTCGCGCACACCTGGGTCGCCGACGACGACAGCTGGGCACCTACGGCCTCCGAGGCCCAAGGTCCGGCTGACCTGGACCGCATCGTGACCCGCACCCGCCGCCAACTGATGGCCGACATCGGCGACGGCCAGGGTCGGACGCCGGCCGCCCAGACGCTGGAGAAGTTCCTCGGCGCGAGGGACTCCAAGGGGACACTCCACGAGATCTTCAGGAACGGCATCCCGGCCCCGCAGCTGAACATGGAGATCGCCGTTCCCCTGGACGCCGTCCCCCGGGCGTACGCCGGTCTCAAGGAACTCCTGCGCGCCTCTCCCTACAAGCTGCACTACCCCGTTATCCTGCGCACCACCGGCCCAGCCCGCGGCCACCTGAGTCCCACGCTGGCAGTCCCGGCCACCTATTTCGGCTTCGTGTCCTACATGACCGCCGTCGGGTCGATCACCACCGCGCGTCCCTTGTTCGATGACATCCAGCGCCTGCTCTACGGTCTGGGCGGCAGGCCGCACTGGGGAAAGTACTTCACTCCAGAACTGCTGCCCGCCTCCAACACCGACGGCTTCCACCGGTTCCGGCGCGCTCTCAGCAGGTTCGACCCACACCGACGCTTCGAGAACGACACCTTCTACCGCACGCTCGGGCTCTCCCCGGCACGACCCGGAACTGCTGGATCGGCGCCGTTGCGCCGCACCCGCCTGCCGGGCCAGCGGACGGAGCCCCGCCCGACTGCGCCTACCCGACACCAGGGGTAATCACACCAGCGCTACCGCCACGTTGTCAGTGGCAGTCAGGAGAATGGGCGGCATGACGCAGCCTTCCACAGCGGCGCCCGCTGTCGACCTTACTGATGAGGCCGCCTACCTTGAAGCCGTCGCGCAGGCGCGGAAGGCCGCCGAT is part of the Micromonospora olivasterospora genome and encodes:
- a CDS encoding D-arabinono-1,4-lactone oxidase, translated to MWRAFDSHGLEPAACPPVITSQTVAGALATGTHAQGLSSGTFSDCVAAVEFMDGTGTLHRLTPADAEFDAAVLNLGCLGVVVGLELRGRPAKELHCTRFTASEDSLPERYAAWNRESVAAKSWWFTEHQVAHTWVADDDSWAPTASEAQGPADLDRIVTRTRRQLMADIGDGQGRTPAAQTLEKFLGARDSKGTLHEIFRNGIPAPQLNMEIAVPLDAVPRAYAGLKELLRASPYKLHYPVILRTTGPARGHLSPTLAVPATYFGFVSYMTAVGSITTARPLFDDIQRLLYGLGGRPHWGKYFTPELLPASNTDGFHRFRRALSRFDPHRRFENDTFYRTLGLSPARPGTAGSAPLRRTRLPGQRTEPRPTAPTRHQG